The following are encoded in a window of Oscillatoria sp. FACHB-1406 genomic DNA:
- a CDS encoding HAD domain-containing protein, translated as MTTWIFLDIDGVLVPEKTFDVSRSQENRLQFDSACLQRFEGVLEHYPEVLIVISSSWREIFSFEFTRSLFSPNLADRVVGFTPFLPPQLIHKLQYLRHQEVLEFLQQARAENDFWVAIDDIREHYPPSARVVVTDANEGFDEGAALSLKLYLSTDLENQSLE; from the coding sequence ATGACAACCTGGATATTTCTCGATATTGATGGAGTTTTAGTTCCCGAAAAAACTTTCGATGTTTCCCGGTCGCAGGAAAATAGATTGCAATTTGATTCAGCCTGCTTGCAGCGCTTTGAAGGAGTGTTGGAACATTACCCCGAAGTTTTAATCGTGATTTCCTCATCCTGGCGAGAAATCTTTTCCTTTGAATTCACGCGCAGCTTATTTTCGCCAAATCTAGCAGATCGCGTCGTCGGTTTCACCCCTTTTTTGCCGCCCCAACTCATCCATAAATTACAATACCTTCGCCATCAAGAAGTGTTAGAATTTTTGCAACAAGCTCGGGCAGAAAATGACTTTTGGGTTGCAATCGACGATATTAGAGAGCATTATCCTCCGAGCGCGCGAGTCGTCGTTACTGATGCGAATGAGGGCTTTGATGAAGGGGCGGCGCTATCTTTAAAACTCTACTTATCTACCGATCTAGAGAATCAATCGTTAGAATAG
- a CDS encoding cytochrome P450 — protein MTQLHDGPRAPQLLQLIQWIADPFAYLDANAKRYGETFTVRFSNWQPMVFFSHPQANQEIFMGGYDAFTAGSSNGILRPLVGDNSLLLLDGDRHKRERKLLMPPFHGERLQSYGRMIQEIAENAAQQLVPGKTFIARDLMQEITLQVIMQAVFGLREGERYAQLKPLLASILEITNSPLRSSFIFFDFLQKDWGSWSPWGRMLLQQRKIEALLQEEINERRDRSQSDREDILSLMMQARDEDGNPMSDRELLDELMTLLFAGHETTATALAWAMYWVHFLPEVGAKLLAELETAGNNIEAIEIAKLPYLNAFCNETLRIYPVAIISAPRVALKPVQVMGQRYSAYTPLVPCIYLTHRREDLYPEPEQFKPERFLERQYTVYEFVPFGGGNRRCIGYALALLEMKLVLATLLSHCEFELADNKPVKPERRGVTMTPAGGVRVKLKRTRDRNRQLDAMSLVT, from the coding sequence ATGACTCAACTCCATGACGGACCGAGAGCGCCACAGCTTCTACAATTAATTCAGTGGATTGCCGATCCTTTCGCTTACCTGGATGCAAACGCGAAACGCTACGGCGAAACGTTTACGGTGAGATTTAGTAATTGGCAACCGATGGTATTCTTCAGCCATCCCCAAGCGAACCAAGAAATTTTTATGGGGGGTTATGATGCCTTTACTGCGGGAAGTTCTAACGGCATTTTACGTCCTTTAGTCGGCGATAATTCCCTACTGTTGTTGGATGGCGATCGCCATAAAAGAGAACGAAAACTTTTAATGCCACCTTTTCACGGAGAACGGCTACAATCTTACGGCAGGATGATTCAAGAGATTGCAGAAAATGCCGCACAACAACTCGTTCCTGGAAAAACTTTTATTGCGAGGGATCTCATGCAAGAGATTACTTTGCAAGTGATTATGCAAGCGGTATTTGGCTTGCGAGAGGGCGAGCGCTACGCCCAACTCAAGCCGCTACTGGCGAGTATTTTAGAAATTACCAATTCTCCGTTGCGATCGAGTTTCATTTTCTTTGATTTCCTACAAAAAGATTGGGGTTCGTGGAGTCCTTGGGGTAGAATGCTGCTACAACAAAGAAAGATTGAAGCCTTGTTACAAGAAGAAATTAACGAACGACGCGATCGCTCTCAATCGGATCGCGAAGATATTCTCAGTTTAATGATGCAAGCGCGGGACGAAGATGGCAACCCCATGAGCGATCGCGAATTGCTCGACGAACTGATGACGCTATTATTTGCCGGACACGAAACGACGGCGACTGCGCTCGCTTGGGCGATGTATTGGGTGCATTTTTTACCGGAAGTCGGCGCTAAGTTACTGGCGGAGTTGGAGACGGCAGGGAATAATATCGAGGCGATAGAAATCGCGAAACTCCCTTATCTCAATGCCTTCTGTAATGAAACGCTTCGTATCTATCCGGTTGCTATTATTTCCGCTCCTCGCGTTGCCTTAAAACCCGTACAAGTGATGGGGCAGCGTTATAGTGCTTATACGCCTTTAGTTCCTTGTATTTATCTCACTCATCGCCGCGAAGATTTATATCCAGAACCCGAACAGTTTAAACCGGAACGCTTCCTCGAACGGCAATATACGGTTTATGAATTTGTTCCTTTCGGGGGTGGAAATCGGCGTTGTATCGGCTATGCTTTAGCCCTATTAGAAATGAAGTTAGTTTTAGCAACTTTACTCTCGCATTGTGAGTTTGAACTGGCTGATAATAAGCCCGTTAAACCCGAACGGCGGGGCGTAACAATGACACCAGCGGGAGGAGTGCGCGTGAAGTTAAAGAGAACGCGCGATCGCAACCGTCAATTGGATGCTATGAGTTTAGTAACTTGA
- a CDS encoding alpha/beta hydrolase — protein sequence MPVDLQLLLLAIITLYHAIATFFEDRQLPPGQRFDIGGYSLHLCIAGTGQPTIVLDHSLGGVEGYLLLDKLAPLCKVCIYDRAGYGWSDRSPYPRTSQQIAKELDALLTAAKIEPPYILIGDSFGSYNVRLYANLFPEKVAGIVLTDGLHEEEMLALPCALKLLKLFFISGFIMSIIGSSLGLVRIIKDLGIFEILKPELRKFKQTPLQDTKRSFCRSKHWITMTREMLSLEESARQVSLAKQLSDIPIASLKAASFFIPSFWTKALPLKTANRARDRMHLKFSKLSPNLIQIEADKSSHFVWIDRPDAIVTAVKKVLDRIKD from the coding sequence ATGCCGGTTGACCTTCAATTGCTTCTGTTAGCAATAATAACATTGTATCACGCGATCGCGACATTTTTTGAAGACCGACAACTGCCCCCCGGTCAAAGGTTCGATATCGGCGGATATTCCCTGCATTTGTGCATTGCAGGAACGGGACAACCCACGATTGTTCTCGACCACAGTTTAGGCGGCGTTGAAGGATATTTATTGCTTGACAAACTCGCCCCATTATGCAAAGTTTGCATTTACGATCGCGCTGGGTACGGTTGGAGCGATCGCAGTCCTTATCCCCGCACAAGCCAGCAAATTGCTAAGGAATTAGACGCGCTCTTAACCGCTGCTAAGATCGAACCACCCTACATTTTAATCGGCGATTCGTTTGGCAGCTACAATGTACGCTTGTATGCGAACTTATTTCCAGAAAAAGTTGCAGGAATTGTGCTAACGGATGGATTGCACGAGGAGGAAATGTTAGCCTTGCCCTGCGCTCTAAAACTTTTAAAGCTCTTTTTTATCTCCGGCTTTATCATGTCGATTATCGGGTCGAGTTTGGGGCTGGTCAGAATCATTAAAGATTTAGGGATTTTTGAGATTTTAAAGCCAGAACTTCGCAAGTTCAAGCAAACCCCTCTTCAAGATACAAAACGTTCTTTCTGTCGCTCAAAACATTGGATAACGATGACGCGAGAAATGTTAAGCCTTGAAGAGAGCGCGCGCCAAGTTAGCCTCGCGAAACAGTTATCCGATATTCCCATCGCGAGTCTTAAAGCAGCTTCATTTTTTATCCCTTCGTTCTGGACAAAAGCCCTTCCTTTAAAAACCGCTAATCGAGCGCGCGATAGAATGCACCTAAAATTCAGCAAACTATCACCCAATCTCATTCAAATCGAGGCGGATAAAAGCAGTCATTTTGTCTGGATCGATCGTCCCGATGCGATTGTCACTGCGGTTAAAAAAGTGTTAGATCGAATTAAGGATTAA
- a CDS encoding isochorismate lyase, with amino-acid sequence MKHPDRCENMTEIRAEIDRLDRQVIALLGQRFEYVKAASQFKTSEMAVRAPERLEAMLEERRAWAEEEGLNADAIAKMYRDLVESFIEEEMKHWRQS; translated from the coding sequence ATGAAGCACCCCGATCGCTGTGAAAATATGACCGAAATTAGAGCAGAAATCGATCGCTTGGATCGTCAAGTTATTGCGCTACTCGGTCAGCGTTTTGAATACGTTAAGGCTGCCTCTCAGTTTAAAACGAGTGAAATGGCAGTTCGAGCGCCAGAACGCTTGGAAGCTATGTTAGAGGAGCGTCGAGCGTGGGCGGAAGAAGAAGGGCTAAATGCAGACGCGATCGCAAAAATGTATCGGGATTTAGTCGAGAGTTTTATTGAAGAGGAAATGAAACACTGGCGGCAGTCTTAA